From a region of the Nonlabens sp. Hel1_33_55 genome:
- a CDS encoding DUF2461 domain-containing protein has translation MSFHKMFSFLRELQKNNNKEWMDANRDEYEQVRDWYKSWLNELDAELGKIDKNYHSTEGKRAINRINNNLLYHPNKPIYKDHFGAGLDLSENGKQGDFYIHLGVNGCFLAGGFWNPKKETLDSIRDAIDYNGAEFKKILNKKSFKDTFTKMIKDENKLKTSPKGYSQDHEHIDLLRRKSFAVKHDVTQKEVMQDDFKEKCVEVYKEMLPFRNYLNKAVTV, from the coding sequence ATGAGTTTCCATAAAATGTTTTCTTTCTTAAGAGAGCTACAAAAAAATAACAATAAGGAATGGATGGATGCCAACCGGGACGAGTATGAGCAAGTACGCGACTGGTATAAATCATGGCTCAACGAGTTAGATGCAGAGCTTGGAAAAATTGACAAAAACTATCATTCAACCGAAGGTAAAAGAGCCATCAATAGGATCAACAACAACTTGCTTTACCATCCCAACAAGCCCATTTATAAAGATCATTTTGGAGCTGGACTCGATCTCTCAGAAAATGGGAAACAAGGTGATTTCTATATTCATTTAGGAGTTAATGGTTGCTTTCTCGCCGGCGGATTCTGGAATCCAAAAAAAGAAACATTAGACTCTATACGTGACGCGATAGATTACAATGGTGCAGAATTCAAGAAAATCCTGAATAAAAAATCCTTCAAAGACACCTTTACCAAGATGATCAAGGATGAGAACAAGCTAAAAACTTCACCTAAGGGTTACTCTCAGGATCATGAACATATCGATCTATTACGCCGCAAAAGCTTTGCAGTAAAACATGACGTTACTCAAAAGGAAGTTATGCAGGATGATTTCAAAGAAAAATGTGTGGAAGTTTATAAAGAAATGCTGCCTTTTAGAAACTACCTAAATAAGGCCGTTACGGTCTAG
- a CDS encoding 3-ketoacyl-ACP reductase codes for MKNLLLLSLLLTFSLSNAQKITLLDSISKEPVSFATISFGNGKGTFADGDGIFTLSRKRYPDVDSLTVSSIGYEDLLVATADVTDKLFMNPSKAQMDAIIVLARLEGKFKEEEIDAEVHDNYFDCWLPTVESEIAIKFERQDNRQTSLKTILIPVVLEESQASKKGKLQAFSTMFRVQFYNVNADGSPTKQSNYPSQTFVMTQKTDEIHELDVEELGVQIPENGIFVAIQVLGYTYPDGRLIDAKKYREIDTRRGVVKVSTTYRPLLPFTDEIDGKKTWVRRIFFNNKSWQLFDLTYNPNSKLVRSGHDNYGMGAILKVYEPRD; via the coding sequence ATGAAGAACTTATTACTTCTTAGTCTATTACTGACTTTCAGCTTATCAAATGCCCAGAAGATCACTCTTCTCGATTCTATATCAAAAGAACCAGTTTCATTTGCAACGATCAGCTTCGGTAATGGGAAAGGAACATTTGCAGATGGAGACGGAATATTTACGCTTTCGCGAAAGCGATATCCCGACGTTGATTCCCTTACTGTATCATCTATAGGTTATGAGGACTTGCTTGTTGCAACGGCAGATGTGACCGATAAGCTATTCATGAATCCATCAAAAGCACAAATGGATGCCATTATTGTGCTAGCCAGACTAGAAGGGAAATTCAAGGAAGAAGAAATAGATGCAGAGGTTCACGACAATTATTTTGACTGTTGGTTGCCTACTGTGGAGTCAGAAATTGCCATAAAATTTGAACGACAAGATAATCGTCAGACTTCTCTAAAAACAATTTTGATTCCCGTTGTTTTGGAAGAAAGTCAGGCCAGCAAAAAAGGCAAACTACAGGCTTTTTCAACCATGTTCAGAGTACAATTCTACAATGTTAATGCAGATGGATCGCCCACAAAACAATCCAATTATCCTTCTCAAACTTTTGTAATGACTCAAAAAACCGATGAGATTCACGAACTGGATGTTGAAGAATTAGGTGTGCAAATCCCAGAAAACGGGATTTTTGTAGCCATTCAGGTACTAGGCTACACCTATCCAGATGGAAGATTGATCGATGCAAAAAAATATCGTGAGATCGATACCCGTCGCGGCGTGGTTAAGGTTTCTACCACCTACAGACCGTTATTACCATTTACAGACGAGATCGATGGAAAGAAAACCTGGGTGCGCCGTATATTCTTTAATAACAAATCATGGCAATTATTTGACCTGACTTACAACCCCAATAGTAAGTTGGTGCGATCAGGTCACGATAACTACGGCATGGGTGCTATTCTCAAAGTATATGAGCCGCGAGACTAG
- a CDS encoding 3-deoxy-D-manno-octulosonic acid transferase, giving the protein MLFLRPMPILKSLYDTGSAFAKAALPIAGFFNKKMQLGSQGRERSWHILDTKVKSTIPKIWVHVASLGEYEQIVPVLEKLNRKKYQVVLTFFSPSGYENKKNTNLADVVCYLPIDAVSNVSKFMGLVEPSLAIMVKYEFWPNYLNSLKANKVPTILVSGIFREKMSFHKWYGSWMTNSLKAFDHFFLQNESSLRELKKLGFENASVSGDTRFDRASQLIERDNRIPALEKFIAGKPCLVIGSSWPKDIEVMKKWLIENEKSKAIKVIIAPHEVNTEKITELEDSLPFETIRWTETKTHEKLLSADSSILIIDSIGLLTKIYSYASVAYVGGAMGNSGLHNILEAATYGVPVVIGKNYEKYPEAGKLEDLGGLFSISNPQDFTDTVNKLFQDDFLREKTGMVCGHWVNSNTGATDQVLEYLKTIDEELITS; this is encoded by the coding sequence ATGCTATTTTTACGACCTATGCCTATTTTAAAAAGTTTGTATGATACGGGTTCCGCTTTCGCGAAAGCGGCACTTCCCATAGCCGGTTTCTTCAACAAGAAAATGCAGTTGGGATCACAAGGTCGGGAACGATCGTGGCATATTCTTGATACCAAAGTAAAGAGCACAATACCAAAAATATGGGTGCATGTTGCATCTTTAGGCGAGTACGAGCAAATAGTACCGGTTCTTGAAAAACTCAACCGAAAAAAATATCAGGTTGTACTTACATTCTTCTCACCTTCTGGCTATGAGAATAAAAAGAACACCAACCTAGCTGATGTCGTGTGCTACTTACCCATCGATGCCGTTTCAAATGTATCCAAGTTCATGGGTCTGGTCGAGCCATCTCTAGCCATTATGGTCAAATACGAATTCTGGCCTAACTACTTGAATTCACTCAAAGCAAATAAGGTCCCAACCATTTTAGTGAGTGGAATTTTCAGGGAAAAAATGAGTTTCCATAAATGGTATGGATCCTGGATGACAAACTCTCTAAAAGCGTTTGATCATTTTTTCCTGCAGAACGAATCTTCCTTGCGTGAGCTAAAAAAGCTAGGGTTTGAGAACGCTAGCGTTAGTGGTGATACCAGATTTGATAGGGCTAGCCAGCTCATAGAACGTGATAATAGAATTCCTGCACTAGAGAAATTCATCGCAGGCAAACCATGCCTCGTTATAGGTAGCAGCTGGCCTAAGGATATTGAAGTCATGAAAAAATGGCTCATAGAAAATGAAAAGTCCAAAGCAATTAAGGTGATTATCGCTCCGCATGAAGTGAATACAGAAAAAATCACTGAGCTGGAAGATTCATTGCCATTTGAAACCATACGATGGACAGAGACCAAAACTCACGAGAAATTATTATCGGCAGACAGTAGTATTCTCATCATCGACTCGATCGGTTTACTGACTAAAATCTACAGCTATGCGAGTGTTGCATATGTGGGCGGCGCCATGGGCAACTCTGGATTGCACAATATCCTGGAAGCCGCAACTTATGGAGTTCCTGTAGTGATAGGCAAGAATTATGAAAAATATCCAGAAGCCGGCAAACTTGAGGACCTCGGTGGATTATTCTCCATCTCAAATCCTCAGGATTTTACAGACACGGTAAACAAGCTATTTCAAGATGACTTTTTGCGGGAAAAAACAGGCATGGTTTGTGGGCATTGGGTCAATAGCAACACAGGCGCTACAGATCAGGTGCTGGAATATTTAAAAACCATTGATGAAGAACTTATTACTTCTTAG
- a CDS encoding DegT/DnrJ/EryC1/StrS family aminotransferase, whose product MRKIQMVDLKGQYEKIKPEVDKNVMEVIETTAFINGPEVHAFQKELEDYLNVKHVIPCANGTDALQIAMMGLGLKPGDEVITADFTFAATVEVIALLQLTPVLVDVNPFDFNIDIEAVKRAITPNTKAIVPVHLFGLAANMDEIMKLAEEHDLFVIEDNAQGIGANFMHSNGSKSKTGTIGHAGTTSFFPSKNLGCYGDGGAIFTNDDDLAHTIRGIVNHGMYERYHHDVVGVNSRLDSMQAAVLRIKLRNLNDYNNARRDAARKYTNAFSQESKIITPLICDNCDCHVFHQYTLVIKDADRDALVKHLNENGIPCGVYYPIPLHKQKAYQDERYNEADFPVTNKLVQECISLPMHTELDDEQIGFITKTIIDFVNG is encoded by the coding sequence ATGCGTAAGATTCAAATGGTAGACCTGAAGGGTCAATACGAAAAGATCAAACCAGAGGTTGATAAAAATGTGATGGAAGTCATAGAGACAACCGCATTTATTAATGGTCCTGAGGTTCATGCTTTTCAAAAGGAACTTGAGGACTATTTGAACGTGAAACACGTGATCCCATGTGCTAACGGTACCGATGCTTTACAAATAGCGATGATGGGATTAGGCCTGAAGCCAGGCGACGAGGTCATCACTGCAGACTTTACGTTTGCCGCAACAGTAGAAGTGATTGCTCTATTACAACTCACGCCAGTCCTTGTAGATGTGAATCCGTTTGATTTCAATATTGACATTGAAGCGGTGAAGCGCGCGATCACGCCTAATACAAAAGCGATTGTTCCTGTCCATTTGTTCGGCCTTGCAGCTAACATGGATGAGATCATGAAGCTCGCTGAAGAGCATGATCTATTTGTTATTGAAGACAACGCTCAAGGTATAGGTGCCAACTTCATGCATTCCAACGGTTCCAAATCCAAAACGGGAACCATAGGTCACGCGGGAACAACATCGTTTTTCCCTTCAAAAAATCTTGGTTGTTACGGCGATGGCGGCGCGATTTTTACCAATGATGATGATCTTGCACATACCATACGCGGTATCGTGAATCATGGAATGTACGAGCGTTATCATCATGATGTGGTAGGTGTCAACTCTAGATTGGATTCCATGCAGGCGGCAGTTTTGAGAATTAAATTGCGCAACCTCAATGATTACAATAATGCTAGGAGAGATGCTGCCAGAAAATATACCAATGCTTTCTCGCAGGAATCTAAGATTATCACACCGCTCATTTGTGACAACTGTGATTGTCACGTATTCCATCAATACACTTTAGTTATTAAGGATGCAGATCGCGATGCACTTGTAAAACACCTGAATGAAAACGGAATTCCATGTGGTGTGTATTATCCTATTCCTTTACACAAACAAAAGGCTTATCAAGACGAACGCTATAATGAGGCCGATTTTCCCGTGACTAATAAACTTGTCCAAGAATGCATCTCGCTGCCTATGCATACAGAGCTGGACGATGAGCAGATTGGATTTATTACTAAAACCATCATTGACTTTGTAAATGGGTAG
- a CDS encoding metal-dependent hydrolase family protein produces MRNLYILLFTVAFAFTAVAQQTITFIHAGHLLDTESGQWMDEMTIKVNGTEITDVSQSYTAIPQDVKYFDLKDQWVLPGLTDMHVHMETEYNPQAYISKFVDDPADVAYNSVAFAETTLMKGFTTVRDLGGSGINISLRDAINKGKLVGPRIFTAGKSIATTGGHADPTNGGNAAFMGDPGPREGVANGVDQSIAAVRHRYKNGADCIKITATGGVLSVAKNGSNPQFTVEEIKAITSTAADYGFHVAAHAHGDEGMRRAVEGGVKTIEHGTYMSEETMDLMKKMNCYLVPTITAGKEVAMKAEEEGFYPEIVVPKARAVGPQIQGTFGRAYKRGVPIVFGTDAGVFKHGKNAMEFGYMVEAGMPAMEAIQSATITPAKILQMEDQIGQVKKGFFADIIAVSDNPEKNVDVLNTVNFVMKDGKVFKN; encoded by the coding sequence ATGAGAAATCTATATATATTATTATTCACGGTAGCATTCGCCTTTACTGCGGTGGCTCAACAAACCATCACATTCATTCATGCAGGACATTTGCTTGATACGGAATCAGGACAATGGATGGATGAAATGACCATCAAGGTTAATGGAACTGAAATTACTGATGTTTCTCAAAGCTATACGGCTATTCCGCAAGATGTCAAATATTTTGATCTGAAGGATCAATGGGTATTGCCAGGTTTGACAGACATGCACGTTCACATGGAAACGGAATATAATCCGCAGGCATATATTTCAAAATTTGTAGATGATCCTGCAGACGTGGCGTACAATTCAGTGGCTTTTGCCGAAACTACATTGATGAAAGGATTTACGACCGTTCGTGATTTAGGAGGTAGTGGTATCAACATCAGTTTGCGCGATGCTATCAATAAAGGAAAACTGGTTGGCCCTAGAATTTTTACGGCTGGTAAATCAATCGCTACCACCGGTGGTCATGCAGATCCTACCAATGGTGGGAACGCTGCTTTTATGGGAGATCCTGGTCCACGCGAAGGAGTTGCAAATGGAGTAGATCAATCCATAGCAGCAGTGCGACACAGGTATAAAAACGGAGCCGATTGTATCAAGATCACTGCTACTGGTGGTGTTTTAAGTGTCGCAAAGAATGGTAGCAATCCACAGTTCACGGTAGAAGAAATAAAAGCTATCACCAGCACCGCTGCAGATTACGGATTTCACGTGGCGGCACACGCACATGGTGATGAAGGAATGCGACGTGCTGTAGAAGGTGGCGTTAAGACCATCGAACACGGTACTTACATGAGTGAAGAGACCATGGATCTCATGAAAAAGATGAATTGCTATCTAGTCCCTACAATAACCGCAGGAAAAGAAGTAGCCATGAAAGCCGAAGAAGAAGGTTTCTATCCAGAAATAGTAGTCCCTAAAGCAAGAGCGGTAGGCCCACAGATTCAAGGAACATTTGGCAGAGCGTATAAACGAGGAGTGCCTATTGTTTTTGGAACAGATGCTGGCGTTTTCAAACACGGTAAAAATGCTATGGAATTCGGTTACATGGTAGAGGCAGGAATGCCAGCTATGGAAGCGATTCAAAGCGCTACCATCACTCCTGCAAAAATTCTTCAAATGGAAGACCAGATAGGCCAAGTCAAAAAAGGCTTCTTTGCAGATATTATCGCTGTTTCAGATAATCCTGAGAAGAATGTGGACGTTTTGAATACTGTAAATTTTGTAATGAAGGATGGTAAAGTTTTTAAGAATTAA
- a CDS encoding ABC1 kinase family protein: MKTLDKIPTSKIGRTTELVKTGVKIGGNYLKYYSKKAVNPGMDRSELDEDNASDIYDGLKSLKGSALKVAQMLSMDKSLLPGAYVEKFSLAQFSVPPLSAPLVRKTFKRYQGAFPEEIYDTFSKDSINAASIGQVHKASKDGQELAVKIQYPGVAESIGSDLAMVKPIAIKMFNLKGEDSKRYFAEVEDKLLEETDYNLEVEQSIAITEACSHIPNLHFPKYYPELSSKRIITMDWMIGQHLSEFALTEFAQETGNKLGQTLWDFYMFQMHGLKAVHADPHPGNFLISDSHELIAIDFGCIKQIPDEFYQPYFELAVPASINNPEIFEQKLYQLEILREDDSPKEIKYFSALFHDMLSLFTKPFQEKTFDFADESFWDQISSLSEKYSNDKELRKMNGNRGSKHFLYINRTFFGLYNLLHDLKATVNTKDYFKYLEEKGFKNHPAL; this comes from the coding sequence ATGAAAACACTAGATAAAATACCTACCAGCAAAATAGGTCGCACAACAGAGCTTGTGAAGACTGGAGTAAAAATAGGTGGGAATTATCTCAAATATTATTCTAAAAAGGCCGTAAATCCCGGTATGGATCGCAGCGAGCTTGATGAAGATAATGCAAGTGATATATATGATGGATTAAAGAGCCTTAAGGGAAGCGCTCTCAAGGTGGCGCAGATGTTATCCATGGATAAAAGTTTGCTGCCTGGAGCTTATGTAGAGAAATTTAGTTTAGCACAATTTAGTGTGCCGCCATTGTCTGCACCGTTAGTACGCAAAACTTTTAAAAGATATCAAGGTGCTTTTCCTGAAGAGATTTATGATACATTCTCTAAAGATTCCATAAATGCAGCGAGTATAGGCCAGGTACATAAAGCTTCAAAAGATGGTCAAGAATTAGCGGTTAAAATTCAATATCCCGGTGTAGCGGAATCCATTGGTAGTGATCTTGCCATGGTAAAACCTATTGCCATTAAGATGTTCAACTTGAAAGGCGAGGATTCAAAACGCTATTTTGCAGAAGTCGAAGATAAATTACTAGAAGAAACTGATTATAATCTTGAGGTAGAGCAGAGCATTGCTATCACTGAGGCTTGTTCTCATATTCCAAACCTACATTTCCCAAAATACTACCCTGAACTTTCCAGCAAGCGCATTATAACGATGGACTGGATGATAGGCCAGCACTTGAGTGAATTTGCCCTAACCGAATTTGCTCAAGAAACTGGCAATAAACTGGGACAGACATTATGGGACTTTTACATGTTCCAGATGCACGGATTGAAAGCCGTCCATGCAGATCCACATCCTGGTAACTTCTTGATCTCAGATTCTCATGAGTTGATTGCGATTGATTTTGGTTGTATTAAGCAAATTCCAGACGAGTTTTATCAGCCGTACTTTGAACTAGCGGTTCCTGCGAGTATTAATAATCCAGAGATCTTTGAGCAAAAGCTGTACCAGCTAGAAATCTTACGTGAGGACGATAGTCCTAAGGAAATCAAGTATTTCTCAGCTTTATTTCACGATATGCTTAGTCTTTTTACCAAACCATTCCAAGAAAAAACATTTGACTTCGCAGATGAGTCATTTTGGGATCAGATTAGTTCTTTGAGTGAGAAATACAGTAATGATAAAGAGCTCCGTAAAATGAATGGTAATCGTGGTAGTAAACACTTCTTGTATATCAACCGTACATTTTTTGGTTTATATAATTTGCTGCACGATTTAAAAGCAACCGTGAATACTAAAGATTACTTCAAATATTTAGAGGAGAAAGGATTTAAGAATCATCCTGCTTTGTAA
- a CDS encoding TetR family transcriptional regulator C-terminal domain-containing protein, translating to MATVKKTAAKKTAKKKEINRQDVITAYMEYVLEHERTPKSVFKFAKENNMTEQEFYGFFGSFEGLRKEIWNTFFTMTMDVAHKSEDYHSFSNREKMLTFFYTFFELLTLNRSYVLFALQENQHMMSKMEQLKGLRKHVKSFAKELIQDRNENKSNILLERSETVYSEGAWVQMLFLLKFWMDDDSAGFEKTDMAIEKSVNTIFDVFDNTPLDAVFDFGKFLWKEKMA from the coding sequence ATGGCAACTGTGAAGAAAACTGCTGCAAAGAAAACAGCTAAGAAAAAGGAAATCAATCGTCAGGATGTGATTACCGCATATATGGAATACGTACTTGAGCATGAACGCACTCCTAAGAGTGTTTTCAAATTTGCTAAGGAAAACAATATGACCGAGCAAGAATTCTATGGCTTCTTTGGGAGTTTTGAAGGATTGCGCAAGGAAATCTGGAATACATTTTTCACTATGACGATGGATGTAGCCCACAAGAGTGAAGATTATCACAGCTTTTCCAACCGTGAAAAAATGCTCACGTTTTTCTACACGTTTTTTGAGTTATTGACTCTCAACCGCAGCTACGTCTTATTTGCGTTACAGGAAAATCAGCATATGATGAGTAAGATGGAGCAGCTCAAAGGCTTACGTAAACACGTAAAAAGTTTTGCAAAAGAACTTATTCAGGATCGTAACGAGAACAAGAGTAACATCCTGCTAGAGCGCTCTGAGACCGTATACAGTGAAGGTGCATGGGTTCAAATGTTATTCCTTTTGAAATTCTGGATGGACGACGATAGTGCTGGATTTGAGAAAACAGATATGGCGATCGAGAAATCTGTCAATACCATTTTTGATGTGTTTGATAACACACCATTGGATGCTGTTTTTGATTTTGGCAAATTCCTTTGGAAAGAGAAAATGGCATAG
- a CDS encoding toxin-antitoxin system YwqK family antitoxin produces the protein MKTILILSVMMLGMITYAQEVKPKFDQLKDGTIEATYFHENGTIAQKGFFMNKKRHGEWTSFDKKGQKTAIAEFENGQKIGKWFIWNGDKLTEVDYRKNKIASVNTWIDNTAVASNKP, from the coding sequence ATGAAGACAATACTAATTTTAAGTGTAATGATGCTAGGCATGATTACATACGCACAAGAAGTTAAGCCAAAATTTGACCAGTTAAAAGACGGTACGATTGAGGCAACTTATTTCCATGAAAATGGAACCATTGCTCAAAAAGGTTTCTTTATGAATAAGAAGAGACATGGAGAGTGGACGAGCTTTGACAAAAAAGGTCAAAAAACGGCAATCGCAGAATTTGAGAATGGTCAGAAAATTGGAAAATGGTTTATCTGGAATGGCGATAAGCTAACTGAAGTTGATTACAGAAAGAACAAAATAGCATCCGTTAATACTTGGATCGATAATACGGCAGTGGCAAGCAACAAGCCATAA
- the aspS gene encoding aspartate--tRNA ligase, with protein MYRSHDCGSLRASDINKEVTLAGWVQKSRDKGFMVWVDLRDRYGITQLIFDEERTDKTILEQAQNLGREFVIQVKGTVIERESKNDKMPTGDVEILVKELKVLSESKTPPFTIEDKTDGGEELRMKYRYLDIRRNPVRENLIFRSKVAMEVRNFLSSKDFVEVETPVLIKSTPEGARDFVVPSRMNEGQFYALPQSPQTFKQLLMVGGLDKYFQIVKCFRDEDLRADRQPEFTQIDCEMSFVEQEDVLNIFEEMTRHLLKKVKNVDLAEFPRMTYQQAMEKYGNDKPDIRFEMEFGDISAFAKARDFKIFNEAELVVAIAVPGGASMTRKEIDALIDWVKRPQVGAMGMVYAKYNEDGSFKSSVDKFYDQDDLAKWAESTGAKPGDLICVLSGPAHKTRAQLSALRMELAERLGLRKADEFAPLWVVDFPLLEWDEDTKRYHAMHHPFTSPKPEDIEKLSTDPGNVRANAYDLVMNGNEIGGGSVRIFDKELQSLMFDHLGFSEEEARSQFGFLMDAFEYGAPPHAGLAFGFDRLVAILGGQETIRDFIAFPKNNNGRDVMIDAPSKIDEEQLKELSLKVTV; from the coding sequence ATGTATAGATCACACGATTGTGGCAGCTTGCGCGCCAGCGATATCAATAAGGAAGTAACTCTTGCCGGCTGGGTTCAAAAGAGCCGTGATAAAGGTTTTATGGTTTGGGTAGATTTGCGAGATCGATATGGGATTACTCAGCTAATCTTTGATGAAGAGCGCACTGATAAAACGATTCTCGAACAGGCACAAAACCTCGGTCGTGAATTTGTGATACAGGTGAAAGGAACCGTGATTGAGCGCGAGTCCAAAAATGACAAGATGCCTACCGGTGACGTAGAGATTCTTGTAAAAGAATTAAAGGTTCTCAGTGAATCCAAAACACCACCATTTACCATTGAAGACAAAACAGATGGTGGTGAAGAGTTGCGCATGAAATACCGATATCTTGATATACGTCGCAATCCAGTGCGTGAGAATTTGATCTTTAGATCAAAAGTTGCGATGGAAGTACGTAATTTTCTATCAAGCAAAGATTTTGTTGAGGTGGAAACACCAGTATTGATCAAGTCAACGCCTGAAGGGGCACGTGATTTTGTGGTACCGTCGCGTATGAATGAAGGTCAATTTTATGCTTTGCCACAGTCACCACAAACTTTTAAGCAACTGCTTATGGTAGGTGGATTGGATAAATATTTCCAGATCGTAAAGTGTTTCAGAGATGAGGATTTACGTGCAGATCGCCAACCAGAATTTACTCAAATTGACTGCGAGATGTCGTTTGTAGAGCAGGAAGATGTGCTCAATATTTTTGAAGAAATGACACGTCATTTGCTTAAGAAAGTAAAGAATGTGGATCTGGCAGAATTCCCTCGCATGACCTATCAACAAGCGATGGAGAAGTACGGTAATGATAAACCAGACATTCGTTTTGAGATGGAGTTTGGAGATATTTCCGCTTTCGCGAAAGCGAGAGACTTCAAAATCTTCAATGAAGCAGAATTAGTGGTCGCTATCGCAGTTCCCGGTGGTGCCAGCATGACGAGAAAGGAAATCGATGCATTGATCGATTGGGTGAAGCGCCCTCAAGTAGGAGCCATGGGAATGGTATATGCAAAATACAACGAAGATGGTAGTTTCAAATCCAGCGTCGACAAATTCTATGATCAAGACGACCTAGCTAAATGGGCAGAATCTACAGGTGCAAAGCCTGGAGATTTGATCTGTGTATTATCCGGTCCAGCTCATAAAACCAGAGCGCAGTTGAGCGCCTTAAGAATGGAGCTCGCAGAACGATTAGGCCTAAGAAAAGCCGATGAATTTGCACCATTATGGGTGGTCGACTTCCCGTTGTTAGAATGGGATGAAGACACGAAACGTTACCACGCGATGCACCATCCGTTTACGTCGCCTAAACCAGAAGATATTGAGAAGCTGTCTACAGATCCAGGAAATGTGCGTGCTAACGCTTATGACCTCGTGATGAATGGTAACGAGATAGGAGGCGGTTCTGTAAGAATATTTGACAAGGAGCTACAATCCTTGATGTTCGATCATTTAGGATTTAGCGAGGAAGAAGCTCGATCGCAATTTGGTTTCTTGATGGACGCCTTTGAATATGGAGCGCCACCGCATGCTGGACTTGCTTTTGGTTTTGATCGATTAGTTGCTATTCTAGGTGGTCAAGAAACCATTCGTGACTTTATTGCATTCCCTAAGAACAATAACGGCCGTGATGTAATGATCGATGCACCATCAAAGATTGATGAGGAGCAATTGAAGGAGTTGAGCTTGAAAGTGACTGTTTAA
- a CDS encoding nucleoside deaminase produces the protein MLEPFDDAYFMKKALQEAETALDRGEIPVGAVIVIDNRIIAKGHNLTETLTDVTAHAEMQAITAGSSFLGGKYLKDCTLYVTLEPCQMCAGALYWSQISRIVFGASDEHRGYRKMGTLLHPKTKITHGILAKECSDLLYAFFAAKRRLN, from the coding sequence ATGTTAGAACCATTTGATGACGCCTATTTCATGAAGAAAGCCTTGCAAGAGGCAGAAACCGCACTAGATCGCGGCGAGATTCCTGTTGGCGCTGTGATTGTAATAGACAATAGAATTATCGCCAAAGGCCACAACCTCACAGAAACACTAACGGACGTCACCGCGCATGCAGAAATGCAGGCGATTACCGCTGGGTCAAGCTTTTTAGGCGGAAAGTACTTAAAGGATTGTACACTATACGTGACGCTTGAACCTTGCCAGATGTGCGCGGGAGCACTGTACTGGTCACAAATATCGAGAATCGTTTTTGGCGCTAGTGATGAACATCGCGGCTACAGAAAAATGGGAACTCTATTGCATCCCAAAACAAAAATCACACACGGAATTCTAGCCAAAGAATGCAGTGATTTACTGTATGCATTCTTTGCAGCAAAACGTAGATTGAATTGA